The Rhodothermales bacterium genome has a segment encoding these proteins:
- a CDS encoding nuclear transport factor 2 family protein produces MLPFVFQAAAQPLHASRDATAEHLGALIDTWHAAAGAADAETYFGLLADDAVYIGTEAGERWTKSEFIEFGKPYFDRGSAWDFTSTTRHIYLSDDGQMAWFEELLDTWMGVCAGSGVLQKTADGWKFKHYHLSVTVPNDLINEFIDLVESGSKETHE; encoded by the coding sequence ATGCTCCCGTTTGTGTTCCAGGCGGCAGCGCAGCCCCTCCATGCATCCCGCGATGCCACGGCGGAGCATCTGGGAGCACTCATCGACACCTGGCATGCAGCAGCCGGTGCTGCGGACGCAGAAACGTACTTCGGACTGCTGGCGGATGACGCTGTCTACATCGGGACCGAAGCCGGCGAACGATGGACCAAGTCGGAATTCATCGAGTTCGGGAAGCCATATTTCGACCGTGGCTCGGCGTGGGACTTCACGTCCACGACGCGGCACATCTACCTGTCTGATGACGGCCAGATGGCATGGTTCGAAGAGCTACTGGATACGTGGATGGGCGTGTGTGCGGGCTCCGGGGTGCTGCAGAAGACGGCCGACGGATGGAAGTTCAAACACTACCACCTGTCGGTTACGGTGCCGAATGACCTGATCAACGAATTCATTGATCTGGTCGAGTCGGGCTCGAAAGAGACTCACGAGTAA